Proteins encoded in a region of the Zea mays cultivar B73 chromosome 2, Zm-B73-REFERENCE-NAM-5.0, whole genome shotgun sequence genome:
- the LOC100502307 gene encoding uncharacterized protein LOC100502307, with translation MRPWPLLLPCRVSLVLCAGHRSELRARLPHCSPSSPLCRAVSLSLSARPVGAHGRSVFAPWPSSMPWHLSARSFNFADSPSSHGAQPLCRGLSTLSPSAGALPNPHFGHFSLLRVSSSSVARTKLSARRGRFLARAAVLSQLPAACSSSGSAATSPSFLSSLRALLHCVDPHISLSSCVCAASSSRRVPSSPVELLPRAWIRPLTPSHMFFFPQLVDVVVPCAWPSEFVGHHDIPDIPVYRAMLWLLICAVPIRQSVPSPSNSYSSSRQTPSTLPHPVVVVPSPRFDASPYVLSPTCVRVDKRIPRKYREASSWSMPKCSVKGQNQNHRRLCGVLLNIERFQELWMEKKVKLHSILVSCLIEDFNRRLSSFPQTLNQVDNGELNHYFYYRFYDREIRRVVCV, from the coding sequence ATGCGTCCTTGGCCTCTGCTCCTCCCTTGCCGCGTCTCTCTGGTGctctgcgctggccacagatcggAGCTTCGCGCGCGTCTTCCTCACTGCTCGCCCAGCTCCCCGCTATGCCGCGCGGTTTCTCTGTCTCTCTCTGCTCGTCCGGTCGGTGCCCATGGTCGGTCTGTGTTCGCACCCTGGCCGAGCTCCATGCCATGGCATCTCTCTGCTCGCTCCTTCAACTTCGCCGATTCACCAAGCTCTCACGGCGCCCAGCCTCTGTGCCGAGGCCTATCAACTCTCTCACCCTCGGCCGGCGCTCTGCCCAATCCCCACTTCGGTCACTTCTCCCTGCTGCGTGTGTCGAGCTCCTCTGTTGCACGCACGAAGCTCTCTGCTCGCCGAGGCCGGTTCCTTGCTCGCGCCGCGGTTCTCTCCCAACTCCCTGCCGCGTGCTCCTCGTCCGGATCGGCCGCGACCTCGCCGTCGTTCCTCAGCTCGCTGCGCGCACTGCTCCACTGTGTCGATCCGCATATCTCCTTGAGTTCGTGCGTGTGCGCAGCTTCCTCAAGTCGTCGTGTGCCCAGCTCGCCGGTCGAGCTTCTCCCTCGCGCTTGGATCCGGCCGTTAACGCCTAGCCATATGTTCTTTTTCCCCCAGCTCGTGGATGTCGTTGTTCCGTGTGCTTGGCCTTCAGAGTTCGTCGGCCATCACGACATCCCCGACATCCCCGTctatcgcgccatgctttggttgtTGATCTGCGCAGTTCCTATTCGACAATCGGTTCCGTCTCCGTCGAACTCATATTCGTCATCCCGCCAAACTCCTTCAACACTGCCCCACCCCGTCGTCGTTGTTCCGTCGCCTCGCTTCGACGCCAGTCCCTACGTGCTGTCTCCGACTTGTGTTCGCGTCGACAAAAGAATCCCAAGAAAATATAGAGAAGCAAGCTCCTGGTCGATGCCCAAGTGCTCGGTGAAAGGCCAGAACCAGAATCATCGTCGTTTATGCGGAGTTCTACTTAATATAGAGAGATTCCAAGAGTTGTGGATGGAAAAGAAAGTGAAGCTCCATTCCATACTCGTCAGTTGTTTGATCGAAGACTTCAATCGAAGACTGTCATCGTTCCCGCAAACACTGAATCAAGTTGATAACGGTGAGCTAAATCACTATTTTTACTATAGATTTTATGATCGTGAAATAAGACGCGTAGTTTGTGTATGA